The Hippoglossus hippoglossus isolate fHipHip1 chromosome 24, fHipHip1.pri, whole genome shotgun sequence genomic interval TGTCAACACAAGAGTGACTTAATAATGCAACACAATTCAACAGCACCATAATTTATCCTACAATGATAAATGAGCATTATAACCTTGGTGAATagaggatttattgcaggactgttgCACTAGCATAGCATTCCTAAGCAGGGTGCTACtaatacctgtgtgtgtgtgtgtgtgtgtgtgtatgtgggtgtgtgtgtatatgtgggtgtgtgtatgtgggtgtgtgcgtgtagaATTCACACACAATTGCATGTTTTTTGACAGGAGTTTGGTCTAAATCTCTCCAGAGAAGCTCTAATAAACCTCAATGTGGATGTTTTCTTCAATGTTAcactcaaattaaaataatctcCATTTTCTCTGTCTTCCACTCTTGCTTTAAAATCCAGTTTAGCCTCTAATAGAGTGAGAGCACGAGCTGATCTCCTGTGCTCTGTCACCGCTTGTTGACATTCATTAGCTGTTATTAGCCTAGCTAGCCAGCGTTAGCTCGGGGCTAAGCTAGCCGGGAGGCTCCGCGGCAGTGCCGGGGAGGACGTGGCGAAGTGGCGGCGACGCAGAGGCACTTTACCGCAGTCGGAGGCGTACTCCTCCCACTCGGACAGCGAGCTGCAGCCCTGCCGGTGGAGCTCGTTGTTGAACAGCGTCAGGGCGGAGAAGTGCTCGGTGGAGACGGAGGCGCGGCTCAGGCACAGCAGCGAGAGGACGAGCACCGCGGCGGCCCGGCTACCGGGGGCCATGTTGCTCATGTGTGACGCCACCGAGCGGAAGCTTCCGCAGATCCACCTCCGCAGCCGGACTACACGTCCCGGCATGCTGTGCGGCTGTCAGACCGGTCTCACACGTCACATTAATGAATACAACTGTTCCCGCTTGAACCTTTCAGATTAAAACCGAAAGTTCACAACTGTCATATTCTacaggtgtaaaatactgcGGATGTATAATTTGGTCTGGTACAAACAATAAAGAACTGAAGTCTATCCTTCACTAACATTTAGTTTGTActtcttctactactactatttCTACTACTACAACTATCACTACCATAAcaactattactactattactacatcatcaacaactactactattactacatcaactattactactactacaactactacttctactatcACTACCataacaactactactactattactacatcatcaacaactactactattactacatCTACTTCAAATACTGCTACTGCTATACAACTTCATCAACAACAACCTATACTTCTACTATTaatataacaacaaaaacaactgctgctgctattGTGAATTTCCTCTATGGAGTGTCAATGAAGgtacatcttatcttatcttatcttattttatcttatttcattttattaaaagtgctgcacaaactAAAGCGTGTTTCATATAACATATCTTCTAATAATTTGGTCTGGTACAAACATAACCACTTGGAGAACTGAAGTCTATCCTTCACTAACATTTAGTTTGTAcatctactactactactactactactactactaccactacttctactactactaccactacttcTACTATCACTACCataacaactactactactattactacatcatcaacaacaactactactattactacatcaactattactactactactactactactactaatattaccacatcatcaacaacaactactactattactacatCTACTTCAAATACTGCTACTGCTATAAACTTCATCAACAACAACCTATACTTATACTATTaatataacaacaaaaacaactgctgCAGTGGATATTTATTAGAGGATATGTTATATGAAACATAACATATCCTCTAATAAATATCCACTGGGAAAAATACATTGCACAGGATGTACATGAACATGAATAtttgaacaataaaaaaattctCAGCCCCTCACATGTTGACAAATccgttttttttatgttgaagGCGGGGGCTGTAAGCAGCCACCTTACTTCCGGTGGCACAGTGTCCCCAGCTAGCATCTCCTCGAGTCGGTTTCCAGAGGAGATGATGGATAAACGCGTGTTTAGATGTGTTGAATGTAACGAGGGGGCGACGGAGCTGCACCGGGATTACAGCAACGGCATCCTGAAGATCACCATCTGTGTACGTTCACGATTCACGCGTCAAACCTCAGTGCAGCTACAGGTTGTAACCTCGATGCTACTAGCTAGCGATGCTACTAGCTACGTCATTTAGTTGATTTATTCAATGTCACAGTTTATTTACTGTTGTCACGTGTCGTCGTTGTGTTTGGAATCAGGACTGTTTGTTTATAGTATATAAGTTTGAGCATAAGAACTGACAATCAAACGTTTATTCGAAATAACAAACGAAATATTAGCATCGTCCCTTTAATCAGCTAATTAGCATTAACCCCAAACAACAACATACGTCACAGGATGGTCATAAGTAAGGAcgttttatttatgaagcacCTTTTTAATGTGCTGTTAACATTAAGataaaaaacaggaagtagcacaaacaatagaagaataaaaaactgCACAGAGGACAAGTAAAAACAATGGAACCACAAGGACTAGACCAAGTTAAGATACTGACGAAGTAGTACGTGTTTAAAAACTTCTTAAAACTGTTGACAGATTGTATTTTGTATAACTAAGTGAGGACTGTAATAGTAacataattgtgtgtgtgtgtgtgtgtgtgtgtgtgtgtgtgtgtgtgtgtgtgtgtgtgtctctctctctgtctccaggaGTCCTGCCAAAAGCCAGTGGACAAGTACATCGAGTACGACCCGGTCATCATCTTGATTGATGCCATCTTGTGCAAGACGCAGGCGTTCAGACACATTTTGTTCAACACAAGCTTGGATGTAAGTGACCTCATCTACATTCACGTCCCTTTAAATCCACGGACATGTTGAGCTCCAGGCTGTTGTCGACTCCTACTTCATCAACTCGATACAAGAGCCCGATCGATATGGATTTTCAGGGGCCGATGCCGACAGCTGTATTAGGGAGTTAAATATTCCCGACATGTATATCCAGATCACAAGTGTGTCTCTTCAGGTCGTGTTTGtgcctctttctccctccatctttctaGATTCACTGgaagttgtgtgtgttctgcCTGCTGTGTGAGGCGTACCTCCGGTGGTCTCTGCTCCACGGCTCCGAGCAGAGCAGTGACCCCGCCGACATCATACGCTACACCAAGGAGTGGGAGTTCTACCGCCTGTTTGGATTGGCCGCCCTCGGTAAGATGATCCTACGCGTGCTGTGAAATCACCAgtgtatttctttaatttcactgGTATCGTCTCTAACTATCTATTAATCTAAAAATTTGTTTAGTGTATAAAATATCAGAAGATGAAAAATGACCCGTCACAATCAGGCGGAGCCATTTTCAGATTGCTTGTTTgaatctacaaaataaaagcagggaTTCATTATGTTTAAGAAGCTGAAATCAGAGaatgttttaacaaaaacaatgatCAAATTACGATTAAGTGGCCTTAAGGAAAAGGAATGATGAATACTTGCTTGTTGGATTACAGAGCAAACACATTGACACAGAGCGACTCTTGTTGATGCAACAATTTGATCTTTGTTGTACTGTGAAGTCAGTCAGTGACTTGTCTTTCTGTGGCTCCCGTAGAGCTGTCAGCGTTCTGCGGCAGCGTGCTGCTGTTCCTCTGGGCGGTGGTGGCTCGTCTGCAGGGCGGGAACCTGGAGCTGCGCCTGCTCGTCCgagctctgctgctctcctgctACGGGAAGGTCCTCCTCATCCCTGCCGTCATCTGGGAGCACGACTTCTCCCCGCTCTGCCT includes:
- the arv1 gene encoding protein ARV1 encodes the protein MMDKRVFRCVECNEGATELHRDYSNGILKITICESCQKPVDKYIEYDPVIILIDAILCKTQAFRHILFNTSLDIHWKLCVFCLLCEAYLRWSLLHGSEQSSDPADIIRYTKEWEFYRLFGLAALELSAFCGSVLLFLWAVVARLQGGNLELRLLVRALLLSCYGKVLLIPAVIWEHDFSPLCLGLIKLFVLTSNSQAIRVILNSSRRLSLMAVCLGVLSETCVAQACKKHPWSIQEMLTDLD